The genomic interval TCAGCGATGAACACTGACGTGCGCAAAGACGACATGCCTGTGGGCCCACCATCCGATGCGCCGGACGGTCTCGTGGAACGCATCGTGGCCTGGTCGATCCGACAGCGCGTCACGGTGCTGGTGCTCGTGCTTACCGTCGCCGCTGCCGGATTGTGGGCATTGCGGACACTCCGGGTCGACGCCTTCCCCGACCTCACCGATGCGCAGGTGCAGGTCCTGATCGAGGCACCCGGTCTGTCACCGGTCGAAGTGGAACGACTGATGACGTTCCCCATCGAGGTCGCGATGAACGGGCTTCCCGACGTGACCCTGGTCCGTTCGGTGAGCAAGTATGCGTTCGGCGCCGTCACGGTCGTCTTCGAGGACGGGACCGACATCCAGCGCGCGCGCACACTCGTCAGCGAGCGACTGCAGGGGGTGCGCGACGCACTTCCGCGCGGGTCCAACGCGACGCTCGGACCGCTCTCGGCGGCGAACAGCGAGATTTACATGTACACGGTCGAGTATGCGGGCACGTCGAAGGCGGGCGATACGCTCGACACGCGTGCGCTCCGCACCTTGCAGGATCGCGTCATCCGTCCGCAACTACGCACGGTGCCGGGCGTGACGGAAGTCAACAGCTTCGGTGGCGAAGTGCGTCAGGCGCAGGTGGTCGTGCGGCCGGACCGGCTGGTGAGTTTTGGCCTGACCCTGCACGATGTCGTCGAAGCCGTGGAATCGAACAATGCCGTGGCGGCGGGTGGCTATCTCGAACACCGCGATGAGCAGTACATCCTGCGTGGCCTCGGTGCGGCGGCGACACTCGACGACCTGCGGAACACGGTCATCCGCGCGAGCAGCGCGGGCGTGCCGGTGCTCATCGGTGACGTGGCTGATGTGCGATACGGTGCCGAGTTGCGCCAAGGCGCGGTGTCACACGACGGCCGCGGCGAGGTCGTCAGTGGCATCGTCATGATGCTGCGCGGTGAGAACGGGCGCGAAGTGGTGCAGCGGGTTCGCGAGCGCGTCGCCGACATCAACCGCTCACTCCCGCGTGGGGTGCACGTCACCGCCTATTACGACCAGACGGATCTCGTCGCCGGCACCTTGCGCACGGTCCGCACCAATCTGGTCGAAGGCGGGCTGCTGGTGATTGCCGTGCTGCTGCTTTTCCTCGGCAACGTGCGTGCAGCTCTGCTGGTCGCCGCGACGATTCCGCTGTCGCTGCTCTGCGCCTTCCTCGGCATGCGCTGGCTCGGGCTCTCGGCGAACCTCATGAGCCTCGGCGCCATCGACTTCGGCATGATCGTCGACGGCGCCGTCGTGATGACCGAACACTTCGTCCGCACCCTGCATGGTGACGAGGAACGGGGCGAACTGCCGGATACGCGCGAGGGAATCACCGCTCGCCTGCTGGCCGCCGCCCGTGAGGTGGCACGGCCGATTGCATTCGGCGTCCTCATCATCATGCTGGTGTACGTGCCGATCCTCAGCCTGCAGGGGCTCGAGGCCCGCATGTTCCGGCCGATGGCAATCACCGTGGCGATTGCACTGTTTGGCAGCTTGCTGCTGGCGCTCTGCTTCATCCCTGCGGCCAGTACGTGGGTCTTCCGACGCGGTGCGCGTGAATCACGCATCGCGCAGCGTGTCGAACGCGCCCTCGACCGACGGTACGCCGGAGCCCTTGGTGCAGTCGCAGCGCGACCGACGGTGACCGTCCTGAGCGCACTCGCGATCCTGGTCGCCACGCTCTTCGTCTTGCCACGGCTTGGCACGGAATTCCTGCCACAGCTCGACGAGGGCTCGCTCCTGATCGCGGCAACGAAGGACCCGACGATCTCGCTGTCTCGTTCCGTCGCCATGCAGCACGAGTTGGAGCGGACCGTGCGCATGTCGCCTGAGGTCACCACGGTCGTGAGCCGCGTCGGTCGTGCGGAAATCGGGAGCGACCCGATGGGCGTCAATCAGGCCGACATCTTCGTGATGCTGAAGCCGCGTGACGGCTGGCGTCCCGGCGTCAGCAAGGATTCACTGGAGCGCGAGATCACGGCACGCCTGGAGGATCGTGTGCCGGGCATCGCCATCGGCATGACGCAACCGATGCAGATGCGACTCGACGAACTGATCTCCGGCGTGCGGGCCGATCTTGCGGTCAAGATCTTCGGCGATGATCCGGTCGTCACGCGGGCCGTGGCCGAGCAGGTGGCAACGGTCGTGCGCAGCGTGCGCGGCGCTGATGAAGTGCAGATCGAACAGACCGCCGGCCAGGGATACCTGAACGTCCGACTCGACCGTGCGGCGATGGCCCGATTCGGCATCCCGATGGCGGAAGTGCAGGAGGCGCTCGAGACCGCGGTAGGCGGACGGCCCGTGTCGCAACTGGTCGAAGGCAGCTACGCGGTCGACGTCGCGGTCTACTACCCCGAAGCACTGCGCACATCGCCCGAGGCCATCGGCGCGATCACGGTGCCCACGCCCGCCGGCGCAGCCTCAGGCGGTGCCCGCATTGCACTGTCCCAGATCGCCGACATCCGGCTCGAGAATGGTCCGGTGCAGGTCAGCCGCGAACGTGCGCAACGCTACACGCTCGTGCAGTCCAACGTGGCTGGGCGCGACCTCGGGGGCTTCGCTGCGGACGTCCGCCAGTCCGTCGACAGCCGCGTGACGGTACCGCCGGCCGTGTTCGTGACCTACGGCGGCGCCTTCGAGAATCAGCAGCGCGCGATGGCGCGTCTGCAGGTGGTCGTCCCCCTGTCGATTCTGCTGATTGCGCTGCTGCTATGGGTGTCGCTGCGGTCGTGGTGGTTGGCGGGCCTCGTGCTGGTGAACCTGCCATTCGCCGCCGTCGGCGGTGTGCTCGCCCTCTGGATGCGCGGGCTGCATCTCTCCGTCTCCGCCAGCATCGGATTCATCGCGTTGTTCGGTGTTGCGGTGCTGAATGGATTGGTGCTGCTGACGACCGTCCAGCGTGCGCGGGCGCGCGGCGCATCGGCCCTCGACGCAGCTCTGCACGGAGCACGCGAGCGCCTGCGTCCGGTGCTCATGACGGCACTGGTCGCGAGCCTCGGCTTCGTCCCCGTCGCCCTCTCGCACGGGACTGGCGCAGAGGTGCAGCGCCCGCTGGCCACCGTGGTCATTGGAGGCCTCGTGACATCGACATTGCTGACGCTGTTCGTGCTGCCGACGTTGTTCGCGGCCATCGAAGGGTGGCGCACGAGACGGGCTGAGGTCCGTCGGCGGAAGATCGGCGAGACCGATGTGACCGTCCCGGAACTCGCAACGTGAGTCACGCCCGCAGATCGGCAGCACGCTCCCTCACCTCATCTTCAATGTCACCGAACATTCGGCTCGACCTGCCCCTGCTGTTGCCCGACGTGCAGGACAGCCGTGATGCCTGCGTCGCACGACTGCTGACTGCACTGCAGGCACGCCCAGGGATCACGCAAGCGCATGTCCTCGACGTGGGCGCCACCGAGCCCGGTTCCAGCGTCCCAGCGACGACGCCGACGCTGTGCCTGCACTACGACGCCGACCGGGTGACGCTGACTGAACTGGAAGGGTGGGCACGGTCGGCGGGTGCGTCGATCAGCGAGCAGTTCTCACACCTCTTGTTGCCGATTCGACTGATCGCCACGGAGGATGATGGTGGGCGTCTGGAGTCGCTATTACGGGCCGTACCTGGCGTGACGGCGGCCTCGGTCAGCCTCGCGGCGCAGGTCGCACGCGTCGAGTTCGACCGACGCATCACGTCGCGCGAGCGCATCGATGCCGCATTGCGCGCTGGATCGGCGACGCCTGCAGCCGGCGCGCGGGGTGTACTCGACGCTACGGAGGCGGCACCGGCGGCGGTACCACGCGAAGTTGACGGTCACACGGCAGAGGATGGCCACGACCACGACGCTTCCGTGGCCGCTACTGGCGAGGCAGCCGAACCACGGGGCTGGTATGCGCGCAACCGTGAGCTTGCGTGGAGTCTGTTGTCCGGTGTCCTGCTGCTCGCCGGCTGGCTGGTCGAGCGGAGTGCGTCCCAGCCGCGCTGGCTGGTCATCGCGCTGTTCGCGGTGTCGTACATCTTCGGTGCCCGCGATAACGTCGGCCATTTTCTGGCCGACCTGCGCCGCGGCAAGTTCCACTTCAACAGCGACCTGCTCATGGTCGTCGCGGCGGCGGGGGCCGCCGCGTTGGGCGAATGGGCAGAAGGGGCGTTGCTGCTCTTCCTGTTCAGCCTTGGTCACGCACTCGAACACTATGCGCTGGGCCGAGCTCGCAACGCGATCACGGCACTCGCCGAGCTGGCCCCGTCACGCGCGACGGTGCTCCGCGACGTGAATGGCGCGCGACGCGAGGAGGAAGTCCTCATCGCTGCGGTGCGCCCAGGTGATCTCGTCGTCGTGAAGCCCGCTGAACGTGTACCGGTCGATGGCACGGTGCGAGAAGGCCGGTCGGGCGTGAATCAGGCGCCGATCACCGGCGAGAGCGTCCCGGTGGACAAGGCGCCTGGTGATTCCGTCTTTGCCGGTACCGTGAACGGTGAAGGCGCGCTCGTCATCGATGTCACGGTGGCTGTCGGCGACCGCACGCTGGATCGTGTGATCAAACTGGTCTCCGAAGCCCAGACGCAGAAGGCACCCACGCAACAGTTCACCGAGCGCTTTGCGCGCGTGTTCGTACCCGTCGTCCTGATTGGTGACGCATTGCTGATCGTGGTTCCGCCGTTGCTCGGACTCCTGTCGTGGCCCGAGGCGTTCGCGCGTGCGATGGCAGTGCTCGTCGCCGCGTCGCCGTGCGCCCTCGCGCTTGGCACGCCAGCGGCAGTCCTGTCCGGGATCGCGCAGGCCGCCCGGAACGGTGTGTTGATCAAGGGCGGTGCGCATCTCGAGGCGCTCGGCGGCATTCGCTCGCTGGCGCTCGACAAGACCGGCACCATCACGGTCGGCGAACCCTCGGTGACGGACATCGTGCCGATGGGTGGCGTGGACGAGCGCACGTTGCTGACCAATGCGGCCTCCGTCGAACGGCGCTCACAACATCCGCTGGCGAAAGCCGTCGTGCGTGCGGCTGAGCAACGCGCCCTTACACTCCCGGATGCTGGTGAAATGCAGTCGATCACGGCGCGAGGCGTGCGCGCACCAGTCGAAGGCGCGACGGTCGAGATCGGACGCGCCTTGCTCTTTGAGGATGCCGCAGTCGCGGTGCCCGCTGAAGTCCACTCCGCCGTCGCGCGTCTGGAGCAAGCGGGCCGCAGCACGATGATCGTGCGACGCGTCGGTCACACACCGGAATTCCTCGGCGTGCTTGGACTTGCCGACGAACCTCGTGCGAACGCACGGGAGACCCTGGTCGCACTCCGACGCGCCGGCATCGACCGCATCATCATGCTGACGGGCGACAACGCCGGTGTGGGCAATGCCGTTGGCACCGCCGTGGGCGTTGATGAGGTGCGCGCGGGATT from Gemmatimonadaceae bacterium carries:
- a CDS encoding efflux RND transporter permease subunit, producing the protein MGSEPASASSSAAPSRSRANWQRRASAMNTDVRKDDMPVGPPSDAPDGLVERIVAWSIRQRVTVLVLVLTVAAAGLWALRTLRVDAFPDLTDAQVQVLIEAPGLSPVEVERLMTFPIEVAMNGLPDVTLVRSVSKYAFGAVTVVFEDGTDIQRARTLVSERLQGVRDALPRGSNATLGPLSAANSEIYMYTVEYAGTSKAGDTLDTRALRTLQDRVIRPQLRTVPGVTEVNSFGGEVRQAQVVVRPDRLVSFGLTLHDVVEAVESNNAVAAGGYLEHRDEQYILRGLGAAATLDDLRNTVIRASSAGVPVLIGDVADVRYGAELRQGAVSHDGRGEVVSGIVMMLRGENGREVVQRVRERVADINRSLPRGVHVTAYYDQTDLVAGTLRTVRTNLVEGGLLVIAVLLLFLGNVRAALLVAATIPLSLLCAFLGMRWLGLSANLMSLGAIDFGMIVDGAVVMTEHFVRTLHGDEERGELPDTREGITARLLAAAREVARPIAFGVLIIMLVYVPILSLQGLEARMFRPMAITVAIALFGSLLLALCFIPAASTWVFRRGARESRIAQRVERALDRRYAGALGAVAARPTVTVLSALAILVATLFVLPRLGTEFLPQLDEGSLLIAATKDPTISLSRSVAMQHELERTVRMSPEVTTVVSRVGRAEIGSDPMGVNQADIFVMLKPRDGWRPGVSKDSLEREITARLEDRVPGIAIGMTQPMQMRLDELISGVRADLAVKIFGDDPVVTRAVAEQVATVVRSVRGADEVQIEQTAGQGYLNVRLDRAAMARFGIPMAEVQEALETAVGGRPVSQLVEGSYAVDVAVYYPEALRTSPEAIGAITVPTPAGAASGGARIALSQIADIRLENGPVQVSRERAQRYTLVQSNVAGRDLGGFAADVRQSVDSRVTVPPAVFVTYGGAFENQQRAMARLQVVVPLSILLIALLLWVSLRSWWLAGLVLVNLPFAAVGGVLALWMRGLHLSVSASIGFIALFGVAVLNGLVLLTTVQRARARGASALDAALHGARERLRPVLMTALVASLGFVPVALSHGTGAEVQRPLATVVIGGLVTSTLLTLFVLPTLFAAIEGWRTRRAEVRRRKIGETDVTVPELAT
- a CDS encoding heavy metal translocating P-type ATPase, translating into MEGWARSAGASISEQFSHLLLPIRLIATEDDGGRLESLLRAVPGVTAASVSLAAQVARVEFDRRITSRERIDAALRAGSATPAAGARGVLDATEAAPAAVPREVDGHTAEDGHDHDASVAATGEAAEPRGWYARNRELAWSLLSGVLLLAGWLVERSASQPRWLVIALFAVSYIFGARDNVGHFLADLRRGKFHFNSDLLMVVAAAGAAALGEWAEGALLLFLFSLGHALEHYALGRARNAITALAELAPSRATVLRDVNGARREEEVLIAAVRPGDLVVVKPAERVPVDGTVREGRSGVNQAPITGESVPVDKAPGDSVFAGTVNGEGALVIDVTVAVGDRTLDRVIKLVSEAQTQKAPTQQFTERFARVFVPVVLIGDALLIVVPPLLGLLSWPEAFARAMAVLVAASPCALALGTPAAVLSGIAQAARNGVLIKGGAHLEALGGIRSLALDKTGTITVGEPSVTDIVPMGGVDERTLLTNAASVERRSQHPLAKAVVRAAEQRALTLPDAGEMQSITARGVRAPVEGATVEIGRALLFEDAAVAVPAEVHSAVARLEQAGRSTMIVRRVGHTPEFLGVLGLADEPRANARETLVALRRAGIDRIIMLTGDNAGVGNAVGTAVGVDEVRAGLLPEDKVTAIQELALKGPVAMVGDGVNDAPALAHATVGIAMGGAGTAAALETADVALMGDDLSRLPFAIALSRQSKRIIRQNLFVSLGVIAVLVVATVSGLASIGPAVIAHEGSTLVVIANALRLLRFQLPR